The proteins below are encoded in one region of Ricinus communis isolate WT05 ecotype wild-type chromosome 6, ASM1957865v1, whole genome shotgun sequence:
- the LOC8282974 gene encoding splicing factor 3B subunit 1 produces MDPEIAKTQEERRKMEQELASLTSLTFDKDLYGGTDRDSYVTSIPVNDDDDLDIGDNEVARKLASYTAPKSLLKEMPRGGDDDNDSGFKKPSRIIDREDDYRRRRLNRGLSPDRHDAFAAGEKTPDPSVRSYAEVMKEEALKREKEETLRLIAKKKKEEEEAAKEGKVSNGVAGVKEKEVKESGAVVSKRRNRWDQSQDEGGAAKKVKSGSDWDLPDATPGIGRWDATPTPGRVADATPSVGRRNRWDETPTPGRVVDSDATPAGGVTPGATPAGVTWDATPKGLVTPTPKRQRSRWDETPATMGSATPMAGATPAAAYTPGVTPVGGIDLATPTPNSINLRGAMTPEQYNLLRWEKDIEERNRPLTDEELDAMFPQEGYKILEPPASYVPIRTPARKLLATPTPMGTPLYSIPEDNRGQQFDVPREAPGGLPPMKPEDYQYFGALLNEDEEEELSPDEQKERKIMKLLLKVKNGTPPQRKTALRQLTDKAREFGAGPLFNRILPLLMQPTLEDQERHLLVKVIDRVLYKLDELVRPFVHKILVVIEPLLIDEDYYARVEGREIISNLSKAAGLATMIAAMRPDIDNIDEYVRNTTARAFSVVASALGIPALLPFLKAVCQSKKSWQARHTGIKIVQQIAILIGCAVLPHLRSLVEIIEHGLNDENQKVRTITALSLAALAEAAAPYGIESFDSVLKPLWKGIRSHRGKVLAAFLKAIGFIIPLMDAIYASYYTKEVMFILIREFQSPDEEMKKIVLKVVKQCVSTEGVEADYIRSDILPEFFRNFWVRRMALDRRNYRQLVDTTVEIANKVGVKDIVGRIVEDLKDESEPYRRMVMETIEKVVANLGASDIDARLEELLIDGILYAFQEQTSDDANVMLNGFGAVVNALGQRVKPYLPQICGTIKWRLNNKSAKVRQQAADLISRIAVVMKQCQEEQLMGHLGVVLYEYLGEEYPEVLGSILGALKAIVNVIGMTKMTPPIKDLLPRLTPILKNRHEKVQENCIDLVGRIADRGAEFVPAREWMRICFELLEMLKAHKKGIRRATVNTFGYIAKAIGPQDVLATLLNNLKVQERQNRVCTTVAIAIVAETCSPFTVLPALMNEYRVPELNVQNGVLKSLSFLFEYIGEMGKDYIYAVTPLLEDALMDRDLVHRQTAASAVKHMALGVAGLGCEDALIHLLNYVWPNIFETSPHVINAVMEAIEGMRVALGAAVVLNYCLQGLFHPARKVREVYWKIYNSLYIGAQDALVAAYPVLEDELNNEQNNVYSRPELMMFI; encoded by the coding sequence ATGGACCCAGAAATAGCTAAAACGCAAGAAGAGCGTAGAAAAATGGAACAAGAACTTGCTTCACTGACATCACTTACATTTGATAAAGATCTTTATGGAGGAACAGACCGTGATTCTTATGTTACATCAATTCCTGtgaatgatgatgatgatttagATATAGGTGATAATGAAGTTGCGCGAAAACTTGCGTCTTATACTGCCCCGAAATCTCTTCTTAAAGAGATGCCTCGCGGTGGGGATGACGATAATGATAGTGGGTTTAAAAAGCCGTCGAGGATTATTGATAGAGAGGATGATTATAGGAGGAGGAGATTGAATAGAGGGCTTTCGCCTGATAGACATGATGCTTTTGCTGCTGGGGAGAAGACTCCTGATCCTTCAGTTAGGTCCTATGCAGAAGTTATGAAAGAGGAAGCGTTGAAGAGGGAGAAAGAGGAGACTTTGAGGCTAATtgcgaagaagaagaaagaggaaGAGGAGGCGGCGAAAGAAGGTAAAGTGAGTAATGGTGTTGCGGGAGTGAAGGAGAAGGAGGTGAAGGAGAGTGGTGCTGTTGTATCAAAGAGAAGGAATAGGTGGGATCAGTCACAGGATGAAGGGGGTGCTGCTAAGAAGGTTAAGAGTGGTTCAGATTGGGATTTACCTGATGCTACTCCTGGTATTGGAAGATGGGATGCCACTCCTACTCCTGGGAGAGTAGCGGATGCAACTCCGTCTGTTGGGAGGAGGAATAGATGGGATGAAACACCTACTCCTGGGAGGGTAGTGGATTCTGATGCTACTCCTGCTGGTGGTGTTACACCTGGTGCTACGCCTGCTGGTGTTACTTGGGATGCTACTCCAAAAGGATTGGTTACTCCAACCCCAAAAAGACAAAGGTCACGCTGGGATGAGACTCCAGCTACTATGGGAAGTGCTACACCTATGGCTGGGGCTACTCCAGCAGCTGCTTATACTCCTGGAGTTACGCCTGTTGGTGGGATTGATTTGGCCACGCCAACTCCTAACTCAATTAATTTGCGGGGTGCTATGACCCCGGAGCAGTATAATCTTTTAAGATGGGAGAAGGATATCGAGGAGAGGAATAGGCCTTTGACTGATGAGGAGCTTGATGCTATGTTTCCACAGGAAGGATATAAGATTTTGGAGCCACCAGCATCTTATGTGCCAATCAGAACACCAGCAAGGAAGTTACTTGCAACTCCAACACCAATGGGGACTCCACTTTATTCTATTCCCGAGGATAATAGGGGGCAGCAGTTTGACGTGCCGAGGGAGGCCCCTGGTGGTTTGCCGCCTATGAAGCCTGAGGATTATCAATACTTTGGAGCTTTGTTGAATGAAGATGAGGAGGAGGAGCTTTCACCTGATGAgcagaaagagagaaagattATGAAGCTGTTGCTGAAGGTTAAGAATGGGACGCCGCCTCAGAGGAAGACTGCTTTGAGACAGTTGACTGATAAAGCAAGAGAGTTTGGTGCTGGGCCATTGTTTAATCGAATTCTACCTCTGCTTATGCAGCCTACTTTAGAAGATCAAGAGAGGCATCTTTTAGTAAAGGTAATCGATAGGGTTCTGTATAAGTTAGATGAGTTGGTCAGGCCTTTTGTTCACAAGATTCTTGTTGTGATTGAACCATTGTTGATTGATGAGGACTATTATGCTCGTGTTGAGGGGAGAGAGATTATTTCTAATTTGAGTAAAGCAGCTGGTTTGGCTACTATGATTGCTGCTATGCGTCCTGATATTGATAACATTGATGAGTATGTTAGGAACACAACTGCTAGAGCTTTTAGTGTTGTTGCTTCAGCCTTGGGGATTCCGGCACTATTGCCTTTCTTGAAAGCTGTGTGTCAGAGTAAGAAATCATGGCAAGCTCGACACACTGGAATCAAAATTGTGCAACAGATTGCTATTTTGATTGGTTGTGCTGTTTTACCCCATTTGAGGTCTCTTGTTGAGATCATAGAACATGGTCTCAATGATGAGAATCAAAAAGTGAGGACGATTACTGCTTTGTCCTTGGCTGCACTTGCTGAGGCTGCTGCACCATATGGTATTGAAAGCTTTGACTCTGTTTTGAAGCCACTGTGGAAGGGTATTAGGTCACACCGTGGCAAGGTCTTGGCTGCTTTCTTGAAGGCAATTGGTTTTATCATTCCTCTCATGGATGCTATATATGCCAGTTATTACACCAAGGAAGTTATGTTTATCTTAATTCGTGAGTTTCAATCTCCTgatgaagaaatgaagaaaattgTACTTAAAGTGGTCAAGCAGTGTGTAAGTACTGAGGGTGTAGAAGCTGATTATATTCGTAGTGATATTCTTCCTGAGTTCTTTAGGAATTTTTGGGTTAGAAGGATGGCATTAGATAGGAGAAATTACAGGCAACTTGTGGATACAACTGTGGAAATTGCTAACAAGGTTGGTGTTAAAGATATTGTAGGGAGAATTGTTGAGGATCTTAAAGATGAGAGTGAGCCATATAGGCGTATGGTTATGGAGACCATTGAGAAAGTGGTTGCAAACTTGGGTGCATCTGATATCGATGCTAGGTTGGAAGAGCTTTTGATTGATGGCATTCTTTATGCCTTCCAGGAGCAGACTAGTGATGATGCCAATGTGATGCTTAATGGGTTTGGTGCAGTTGTGAATGCTCTTGGACAGCGGGTGAAACCTTATCTTCCACAGATTTGTGGTACCATTAAGTGGCGTCTGAACAACAAAAGTGCCAAGGTGAGACAACAAGCAGCAGATCTTATTTCTAGGATTGCTGTTGTCATGAAACAGTGTCAAGAGGAACAGCTGATGGGGCATCTTGGTGTTGTTTTATACGAGTATTTGGGAGAAGAATACCCTGAAGTTCTTGGGTCAATTCTAGGAGCACTCAAGGCTATTGTCAATGTTATTGGTATGACTAAAATGACTCCTCCTATCAAAGATTTGCTTCCTAGGTTGACACCTATTTTGAAGAATAGGCATGAAAAAGTCCAGGAAAATTGTATTGACCTTGTTGGTCGTATTGCTGATCGTGGGGCTGAGTTTGTTCCGGCTAGGGAGTGGATGAGGATTTGTTTTGAGCTCCTGGAGATGCTTAAGGCCCACAAGAAGGGTATTCGACGAGCTACTGTAAACACTTTTGGTTACATTGCTAAAGCGATTGGGCCTCAGGATGTCTTGGCAACATTGCTAAACAATCTGAAGGTCCAGGAGCGCCAGAATCGTGTTTGCACAACTGTTGCAATTGCTATTGTTGCAGAAACCTGTTCACCTTTTACAGTTCTGCCAGCCTTGATGAATGAGTATCGTGTTCCAGAACTCAATGTGCAGAATGGTGTCTTAAAATCACTCTCATTTCTGTTCGAGTACATTGGTGAAATGGGTAAAGACTATATTTATGCGGTAACACCATTACTCGAGGATGCACTCATGGACAGAGATCTAGTCCATAGGCAGACTGCAGCTTCTGCTGTCAAGCACATGGCTTTAGGGGTTGCTGGATTAGGTTGTGAGGATGCTCTAATCCATTTGCTCAACTATGTCTGGCCGAACATCTTTGAGACTTCCCCTCATGTTATCAACGCTGTAATGGAAGCAATCGAAGGAATGAGGGTGGCCTTGGGTGCTGCTGTTGTGTTAAACTACTGTCTTCAGGGTTTGTTCCATCCTGCCCGAAAGGTCAGGGAAGTGTACTGGAAGATCTATAACTCACTGTATATTGGAGCCCAAGATGCTCTTGTGGCAGCATATCCTGTGCTGGAGGACGAACTGAATAATGAGCAGAACAACGTGTATAGCAGGCCTGAGTTGATGATGTTCATCTAA
- the LOC8282973 gene encoding probable DNA helicase MCM9 isoform X1, producing the protein MSAFPPKTTFSTSSLSLSLSLAMASKETDDEQPDQVKALAEFLIRHYSSQLRSIVLAADPKLHYPLFIHFAELMDENPLLSHLVFSQPTEFLRHFDKAALWAHKIVLKNLDFGEKGIEKKFIHVRINVSGSPLECPETFPSIGRVRVKHRGILLTLKGTVIRSGAIKMYEGERMYRCRKCKQEFPVYPELESRNSITLPSFCPSLRSKPCEGARFDCVDDTVIRHDYQEIKIQESTQVLGVGVIPRSIPVILTDDLVDIVKAGDDVIVTGILTAKWSPDLKDVRCNLDPVLVANHVRRSNELKSDIDIPRDVIMKFEQFWSDLKDTPLKGRNTILQGICPQVFGLFTVKLAVALTLIGGVQHVDASGTKIRGESHLLLVGDPGTGKSQFLKFAAKLSNRSVITTGLGSTGAGLTVTAVKDGGEWMLEAGALVLADGGLCCIDEFDSMRGHDRATIHEAMEQQTISVAKAGLVTTLSTRTIVFGATNPKGQYDPDQTLSVNTALSGPLLSRFDIVLVLLDTKNPEWDAVVSSHILAEKESGKGNENDDLANIWTLAMLRRYIHFVKGYFKPILTTEAEKIISSYYQLQRRSATDNAARTTVRMLESLIRLAQAHARLMFRNEVTTLDAIMAILCIESSMTTSAIVDSIGNALHSNFTENPDQEYMKQERLILAKLRSIDESSDINITERMHR; encoded by the exons ATGTCTGCATTCCCGCCCAAAACTACCTTCTCCACCtcgtctctctctctctctctctctctcgccATGGCTTCTAAAGAAACAGATGATGAACAACCTGATCAAGTAAAAGCCTTAGCAGAATTTCTAATACGCCACTACTCTAGTCAGCTCCGTTCAATTGTTCTCGCTGCTGACCCTAAGCTTCACTATCCTCTCTTTATTCA ttttgCAGAGTTAATGGATGAAAATCCTCTGCTTTCCCATCTTGTATTCTCTCAACCGACTGAGTTTTTGAGGCATTTTGATAAGGCTGCTTTGTGGGCTCAT AAAATTGTGTTGAAGAATCTGGATTTTGGGGAGAAAGGGATTGAGAAGAAATTCATTCATGTTCGTATTAATGTCAGTGGATCTCCACTTGAATGCCCTG AGACTTTCCCAAGCATTGGGAGAGTGAGAGTGAAGCACCGAGGAATTCTTCTGACTTTGAAAGGAACTGTGATCAGGTCTGGGGCAATAAAGATGTATGAAGGGGAGAGGATGTATCGGTGTCGTAAATGCAAGCAGGA GTTCCCAGTGTATCCTGAGCTTGAGAGTAGAAACTCCATAACACTACCATCATTTTGCCCCTCTCTG AGGTCTAAACCTTGTGAAGGTGCGAGATTTGATTGTGTAGACGATACTGTAATACGTCATGACTATCAGGAAATCAAAATACAAGAAAGTACACAGGTCTTAGGTGTTGGGGTTATTCCTCGGTCAATTCCTGTCATCCTAACAGATGATCTTGTTGACATTGTTAAAGCTGGAG ATGATGTTATTGTTACTGGAATTTTGACTGCAAAATGGTCTCCTGATTTAAAAGATGTACGGTGCAATCTTGATCCTGTATTAGTTGCTAATCATGTGAG GAGATCAAATGAGCTGAAATCAGACATTGACATCCCCCGTGATGTAATCATGAAATTTGAACAGTTTTGGTCAGACTTGAAAGATACTCCTTTAAAAG GGAGAAACACCATTTTACAAGGCATTTGCCCACAGGTTTTCGGACTTTTCACTGTGAAACTGGCAG TTGCATTAACTCTCATTGGAGGCGTGCAACATGTAGATGCTTCTGGGACAAAGATTCGAGGAGAGTCTCACTTGCTTCTGGTTGGTGATCCAG GTACTGGCAAGTCTCAGTTCTTAAAATTTGCTGCAAAATTGAGCAACCGGTCTGTTATCACTACTGGGTTGGGGAGCACTGGTGCAGGACTAACTGTCACAGCTGTCAAGGATGGAG GGGAATGGATGTTGGAAGCTGGGGCCCTTGTTCTTGCAGATGGAGGCCTCTGCTgcattgatgaatttgatag TATGAGAGGACATGACAGGGCAACAATACACGAGGCAATGGAGCAGCAGACAATTAGTGTTGCCAAG GCTGGTCTTGTAACAACTCTTAGTACAAGAACGATTGTCTTTGGTGCAACAAATCCCAAAGGACAATATGATCCTGATCAGA CTCTGTCCGTCAATACGGCACTCTCGGGTCCATTATTGAGCAGATTCGATATAGTCCTTGTTCTCTTGGATACAAAGAATCCTGAATGGGATGCAGTCGTGTCTTCTCACATTCTTGCTGAG AAGGAATCAGGGAAAGgcaatgaaaatgatgatttaGCTAACATTTGGACATTGGCTATGCTTCGAAG GTATATTCATTTTGTTAAAGGGTACTTCAAGCCAATTCTCACAACCGAAGCTGAAAAGATCATCTCAAGTTATTATCAACTTCAAAGAAGATCGGCAACTGATAATGCAG CAAGGACAACTGTGCGTATGCTGGAAAGTTTGATACGCCTAGCCCAAG CACATGCAAGACTTATGTTCAGAAACGAGGTTACTACGTTAGATGCCATTATGGCAATTCTATGCATTGAATCATCCATGACTACTTCAGCCATCGTGGACAGCATCGGAAATGCCCTGCACTCAAATTTCACGGAAAATCCTGATCAGGAAT ATATGAAGCAAGAGAGACTTATCCTTGCAAAGCTGAGATCGATTGATGAAAGTTCTGACATAAACATCACAGAAAGAATGCATAGATAA
- the LOC8282973 gene encoding probable DNA helicase MCM9 isoform X2: MSAFPPKTTFSTSSLSLSLSLAMASKETDDEQPDQVKALAEFLIRHYSSQLRSIVLAADPKLHYPLFIHFAELMDENPLLSHLVFSQPTEFLRHFDKAALWAHKIVLKNLDFGEKGIEKKFIHVRINVSGSPLECPETFPSIGRVRVKHRGILLTLKGTVIRSGAIKMYEGERMYRCRKCKQEFPVYPELESRNSITLPSFCPSLRSKPCEGARFDCVDDTVIRHDYQEIKIQESTQVLGVGVIPRSIPVILTDDLVDIVKAGDDVIVTGILTAKWSPDLKDVRCNLDPVLVANHVRRSNELKSDIDIPRDVIMKFEQFWSDLKDTPLKVALTLIGGVQHVDASGTKIRGESHLLLVGDPGTGKSQFLKFAAKLSNRSVITTGLGSTGAGLTVTAVKDGGEWMLEAGALVLADGGLCCIDEFDSMRGHDRATIHEAMEQQTISVAKAGLVTTLSTRTIVFGATNPKGQYDPDQTLSVNTALSGPLLSRFDIVLVLLDTKNPEWDAVVSSHILAEKESGKGNENDDLANIWTLAMLRRYIHFVKGYFKPILTTEAEKIISSYYQLQRRSATDNAARTTVRMLESLIRLAQAHARLMFRNEVTTLDAIMAILCIESSMTTSAIVDSIGNALHSNFTENPDQEYMKQERLILAKLRSIDESSDINITERMHR, encoded by the exons ATGTCTGCATTCCCGCCCAAAACTACCTTCTCCACCtcgtctctctctctctctctctctctcgccATGGCTTCTAAAGAAACAGATGATGAACAACCTGATCAAGTAAAAGCCTTAGCAGAATTTCTAATACGCCACTACTCTAGTCAGCTCCGTTCAATTGTTCTCGCTGCTGACCCTAAGCTTCACTATCCTCTCTTTATTCA ttttgCAGAGTTAATGGATGAAAATCCTCTGCTTTCCCATCTTGTATTCTCTCAACCGACTGAGTTTTTGAGGCATTTTGATAAGGCTGCTTTGTGGGCTCAT AAAATTGTGTTGAAGAATCTGGATTTTGGGGAGAAAGGGATTGAGAAGAAATTCATTCATGTTCGTATTAATGTCAGTGGATCTCCACTTGAATGCCCTG AGACTTTCCCAAGCATTGGGAGAGTGAGAGTGAAGCACCGAGGAATTCTTCTGACTTTGAAAGGAACTGTGATCAGGTCTGGGGCAATAAAGATGTATGAAGGGGAGAGGATGTATCGGTGTCGTAAATGCAAGCAGGA GTTCCCAGTGTATCCTGAGCTTGAGAGTAGAAACTCCATAACACTACCATCATTTTGCCCCTCTCTG AGGTCTAAACCTTGTGAAGGTGCGAGATTTGATTGTGTAGACGATACTGTAATACGTCATGACTATCAGGAAATCAAAATACAAGAAAGTACACAGGTCTTAGGTGTTGGGGTTATTCCTCGGTCAATTCCTGTCATCCTAACAGATGATCTTGTTGACATTGTTAAAGCTGGAG ATGATGTTATTGTTACTGGAATTTTGACTGCAAAATGGTCTCCTGATTTAAAAGATGTACGGTGCAATCTTGATCCTGTATTAGTTGCTAATCATGTGAG GAGATCAAATGAGCTGAAATCAGACATTGACATCCCCCGTGATGTAATCATGAAATTTGAACAGTTTTGGTCAGACTTGAAAGATACTCCTTTAAAAG TTGCATTAACTCTCATTGGAGGCGTGCAACATGTAGATGCTTCTGGGACAAAGATTCGAGGAGAGTCTCACTTGCTTCTGGTTGGTGATCCAG GTACTGGCAAGTCTCAGTTCTTAAAATTTGCTGCAAAATTGAGCAACCGGTCTGTTATCACTACTGGGTTGGGGAGCACTGGTGCAGGACTAACTGTCACAGCTGTCAAGGATGGAG GGGAATGGATGTTGGAAGCTGGGGCCCTTGTTCTTGCAGATGGAGGCCTCTGCTgcattgatgaatttgatag TATGAGAGGACATGACAGGGCAACAATACACGAGGCAATGGAGCAGCAGACAATTAGTGTTGCCAAG GCTGGTCTTGTAACAACTCTTAGTACAAGAACGATTGTCTTTGGTGCAACAAATCCCAAAGGACAATATGATCCTGATCAGA CTCTGTCCGTCAATACGGCACTCTCGGGTCCATTATTGAGCAGATTCGATATAGTCCTTGTTCTCTTGGATACAAAGAATCCTGAATGGGATGCAGTCGTGTCTTCTCACATTCTTGCTGAG AAGGAATCAGGGAAAGgcaatgaaaatgatgatttaGCTAACATTTGGACATTGGCTATGCTTCGAAG GTATATTCATTTTGTTAAAGGGTACTTCAAGCCAATTCTCACAACCGAAGCTGAAAAGATCATCTCAAGTTATTATCAACTTCAAAGAAGATCGGCAACTGATAATGCAG CAAGGACAACTGTGCGTATGCTGGAAAGTTTGATACGCCTAGCCCAAG CACATGCAAGACTTATGTTCAGAAACGAGGTTACTACGTTAGATGCCATTATGGCAATTCTATGCATTGAATCATCCATGACTACTTCAGCCATCGTGGACAGCATCGGAAATGCCCTGCACTCAAATTTCACGGAAAATCCTGATCAGGAAT ATATGAAGCAAGAGAGACTTATCCTTGCAAAGCTGAGATCGATTGATGAAAGTTCTGACATAAACATCACAGAAAGAATGCATAGATAA